In the Arachis ipaensis cultivar K30076 chromosome B10, Araip1.1, whole genome shotgun sequence genome, one interval contains:
- the LOC107622913 gene encoding 2-hydroxyisoflavanone dehydratase, producing MLLSKGIFKYAPLATFICYKPTLPPPTLLPKTQTLIFSAHTQHTKMVTTAPQEKEVTHEFPFFRVFKDGTVEVLRPPPKFLPPSDDPATGLRIKDTVISSDPPVSARLFLPKITNNNKLPVFLFFHGSGFCARSAFSPEYSNHVAAVANEAKVLAVSVEYGKFPARPLPACYEDAWRSFQWVTSHADGTGTEPWLNDHGDFQRLFVAGSSAGGNITHTLVSQIGKTGSPPGVRVEGAIMVHPFFGGIGDDAQWLFMCKDNKGPEDPRLKPAEEDLRRLGCERVLVCVAEKDSLMVAGKNYVEALKKSGWGGSIELVIHWGMTHSQHVHFPDQGNSREVLRKFASFIHQQP from the coding sequence ATGCTTCTTTCTAAAGGCATTTTCAAGTATGCACCACTGGCAACTTTTATTTGTTATAAACCGACGCTTCCTCCACCTACTCTCCTTCCTAAAACCCAAACACTAATCTTCTCTGCTCACACACAACACACAAAAATGGTCACCACCGCCCCACAAGAGAAGGAGGTAACACACGAGTTCCCCTTCTTCCGTGTCTTCAAAGACGGCACGGTGGAGGTCCTCCGTCCTCCACCGAAATTCCTTCCTCCCTCCGACGACCCCGCCACCGGCCTCCGCATCAAAGACACCGTCATTTCATCCGACCCTCCCGTCTCCGCTCGTCTCTTCCTCCCCAAAATAACCAACAATAACAAACTCcctgtcttcctcttcttccatggcaGCGGCTTCTGTGCCAGGTCCGCCTTCTCTCCAGAATACAGCAACCACGTCGCCGCCGTCGCCAACGAAGCCAAAGTCCTCGCGGTTTCCGTCGAGTATGGCAAGTTTCCAGCCCGACCACTGCCCGCGTGCTACGAAGACGCCTGGAGATCCTTCCAGTGGGTCACGTCGCACGCGGACGGAACAGGGACGGAGCCCTGGCTGAACGACCACGGCGACTTCCAGCGTCTTTTCGTCGCCGGAAGCAGCGCTGGCGGGAATATCACCCACACGTTGGTTAGCCAAATCGGAAAAACAGGATCTCCGCCAGGAGTGAGGGTAGAGGGTGCGATTATGGTCCACCCTTTCTTTGGTGGAATAGGGGACGATGCGCAGTGGCTGTTCATGTGTAAGGATAACAAGGGGCCGGAGGATCCGAGGCTGAAGCCGGCGGAGGAGGATTTAAGGAGGCTTGGGTGTGAGAGGGTGTTGGTGTGTGTGGCGGAGAAGGATTCGTTGATGGTTGCCGGAAAGAACTACGTTGAGGCGTTGAAGAAGAGTGGTTGGGGTGGGAGTATTGAGCTTGTTATTCATTGGGGTATGACACATAGTCAACACGTTCACTTCCCAGATCAAGGGAATTCTCGTGAAGTTTTGCGAAAGTTTGCTTCTTTCATCCATCAACAACCATGA